CTGCGCCCTTCGTCTCGCCTCCTCTGTCAACGGGTAATTATCGCGATAATACTGCCGTATGCCATCACGAAGTGCTCGATAAGACCGTGTGACACCGAATTGCTCAACCCAGGTATGTTCATCAGGAGGTACAGCTTGGCTGGTCAATTGGCCGCCTAGCCAGTCATATTCTTCAGTGAGAAAAACATGCCGGCCTCGACGGAGAGCTCCGAGCGCAGCTGCGACACCGCCCAATCCACCGCCTGCGATGAGAATGTCTGTTGAGAAGTGTTTTGGTCGGGTTTTTGAATGAGCTGTTTGCCACGAGACGCTGTTTTTGACATGGCCATTGGGAGGCTCAGAGAGTTCGCCCATCTTTGGTGGCTGGTAAGTTGACCAACAATCAACTCAATAAATGATAACCCGAGACTGCAAAAGTAAATATCGAGCAAACATGGGAATCGTCTTGTTTTAATTCGTCTCACAGAATCCTTCTCCCGCCGATCTCCCCAGATCTGCGTTTCACTTCCCCATACCCGAGACTCCCCGTGAGGGGTCACAAAGCACGTGCATATCCTATTCTCATGACCAACACCGCCAAGACATTTCCCCCCTCAACTCGTCGGGAAGTAATCACACATCTCCCCGATCCTTACATCCTCACAATGTCGGAGGACAATGCACGCAAGCGACCGCGTCAACCCGCGTCCGATCCGCGATATCCCAGGAAGAGGAGTCTCAAGGCGTGTCATGTATGCAGAGCGCGTAAGACAAAGTGTGATAATGTGCAGCCGACGTGTGGATTCTGTGCGTCGTTGAATATTTCTTGTTCGTATGATAATACTGAGAAGGATCATTCTACGTGAGTTCATCCCTGCTTGGAAGACAAATGCTGACGTTTATGGCAGCTTTGATCCTGCGAGTCTGGAGATCCTGAGACAGTTGGGGCAGATTATTAGTTCGCAGGATGAGTTGACGCAGACTGTGCGATCGATTGCTGCGTCGCAGTCGCACGCCGGTTTGGGTGCTGCTCAGAATGTACATGTCGCTGAGGGTTTGAACTGGGATGCGAATGTTCAGGCACAGCAGCTACCCTACTATGACTGTTCTGGAGGACAATCCGactcaaactcaacaacaccagcagcatCAGCCAGCGTCGCTGCAGTTCGATGGTTCGGCATCCTCGCCAACGATGCATCGAACGAAGCCTTCCCAGACGCTGATGCACCCTTGGGTCTCGACGGTGAATTGCTTGATACATCACCCGACGGTCAAGCAGATAGCGACATCACGCCATTGCAGAAAGCAACAAGGATCATCGATGCTCAACCACCGACCCGGGATGCAGTCAATGATCATGCAGCGAATGTTTCCGAAGAAAGCTTATGGCAGGCCCCGCGGAGTATATCACTCCTCGATCGAGAACAGACCTTGTTTCAGAACTTCTTGCACCGCATATGTTCATGGGTATGTTGGTCACGTTCTGTAGGTGCATGCATACTGACCTTCGATCAGCTTGACTTGTTTGACCCAGCTCGGACATTTTCTACACGAGTTCCCCATCTAGCAGTCCGAAATGCAGGTCTTCTCAACGCCATTCTCGCATTATCATGCTATCACCAATCTCTCGACGAAAGCATCCCTTCCAATCAACGTCCGTCTCAAAACACAGCTCTGCAGTATTATTACCAAACATTACACTACGTTCAGAAAGCTATGCGTTATTCGACGTATCAGAATAGTCAGGAACTCATGGCGACAACGCTTATGGTCTCAACGTATGAGATGCTACGAGGGTCACGCAAAGATTGGCAACAACATCTCCAAGGTGTCTTCTGGATCTTGAGATCTCGCCAGATTGAAGTTGAAACATCGAGCCTTGAAAGTACGACGTGGTGGGCTTGGTTACGACAGGATATTTGGGTTGCTTTCCGtgagaagaggagaacaTATAGTACATGGATGCCCAAGAAGGGATACGCGGATCTAGATAGTCATGAGTTAGCTTCGCGTGCTGTATGGATAATGGCGCAAGTTATTAACTTTTGCGCTGTTGATTCGTCTGCTGAAGTGGAAGGGTTGACGGGGAGGATTGGTTGGGCGAAGGCtttgaggaagatgttggATGAGTGGCGGTCTCATCTTACAGTTGAGTTCTCAGCGTTGCCGACCATGGGGAATCGTGAGAGTGAAGTGTTTCAGCCAAATTTGATACATCCTCAATGCTTTGGTAAGCAATCACCAACTGTGAAGCTGGGCCTGATACTGATTGAGACAGGACTCGCTGTGCAGCTTCACCATTGCTCCAAGATCCTCATCACCGCACATGAACCCCATTTAGACGGCATCCAAGGCCTACTCAAGCGCCAGAAGGAGATTCAAGAGAGTATAAAGATGGTATGCGGAATTGGCATGACGCTTACAGAGGATGCATCGAGCATGCTGTCCTCACAATGTCTCTTCATTGGTAGGTCCCCAATGCAATCTTTGGATTTATAATCTGACAGCTTATACAGCCGGGATGTTCATGCAGAATCCCAGAGAGCGAGAATGTGTAGTAGAAATGCTGGATACATGTCAAGAGAGATGTGGTTGGCCTACACCTTCATTAAGATCAGAACTGGGACAGATTTGGGAGAACCCAGATGCACTTTGGGATGGTCAGCATCGGTGACGCTGCTTTGTCGGGAGACATGACAGCGAGAGTTTGTACGATTGGGGCGGTGTTGAATGTGATTTGTGATACCCTCAATACACAATCAACTGTATCTTGCAGTGGGATTTTGTCGCCCAGATACTGAATTGAACGAATATACGAGACAGGTTACATCATGCACGGTGATTTGTTGTATTACGGGCGCAAGAGGCAGCCCTCCCGCTCAGCCCCCAACGTAAGAGCTCCGAGATTATGCATACCCCAACCAGCGACCTCAATAAACCAAGCGAACAGCGCACAATGCTTCTGTATTCTGCAATACTTGCTGACCTATACATCAAAACCCCTCCAAACCGATAGCCTACGCCTCTACCCGAGACTCCCCGCGTCGTCCGCCAAGCCCATCATCGAATCACGCGCCCGAGACTCCCCGCCGGTATGTTCTACCCCAGGACATGATCTACACCCCGCATTATGCTTGTTTGCCTTCCCGTAAAAGAGGGTGTTGACCTTCATTGTCTCCACTACTTAAAACCATGGTGCTCTCGTAAGCTTAATTCCTATCGTCAATCCTTCTTTAATCTTTTATCCGAGAGAAGTGAGTGAAGATGACGATACATGGCATGTTTCGGCGCATTGTGCGCAATGATGCTATCCGTGTTGATCCGCCGGAGATTTACAACTGGCGCGTCATCGCTTTGACGGCTTCAGTAGGATATTCGCTGCAATGATTTAGGGATAGTGAACTAACATTTATAGGCGTGTTTTGCTGGAGCGCTGTTTGGAGTCGATGCAGGTATTATTGGTGGCGTGCTGGCTATGCCAGACTTCAAACGGTTTGTTTCAAAGCTGCCTTGCGATGGGACCCCCGCTGACACAGGTTTAACAGGGAGTTTGGTCTTGACACTCGGCCAAAAGAAGACGCAGCTGATCTAGCAGGAAACCTCGTCACGACAATGCAAGCCGGTGCTATCGCTGGAGCTCTCCTGTCCAGTCCATTTGCCGATCGCAAGGGTCGAAAGCCAGCGCTGCTTCTTGTTGCGGTGACGGGTTTCATCGGTGGTATCATGCAAGCGTTTTCTTACGGTCACCTCTCAGTCTTCTATATCGGACGGTAAGTTCCATGACATCAAGCAGCGCTTCATGACTAGATGTTGATGGCTGCAGATTCGTCGAAGGTCTCGGTCTCGGCGCAGGAACAATGCTCGCTCCAACATACGTCTCCGAAAACTCCCCCCGCGCAATCCGCGGGTTTCTCGTCGGCTTcttccaactcctcctcgtcctcggCGGCATGACAGCCTATTTCATCAACTACGGCTCCCTTCTGCATCTCCCCGGTAAAGCAACATGGATGGTCCCCCTAGCGTGCCAATCCATCTGTCCAGCATtactcttcttcagcatGCTCTTTTGTCCAGAATCGCCACGCTGGCTAGCGTCTCGAGATCAGTGGGAGAAGGCTGGAGCTGTTCTTTCAGATGTGAGAAAGTTGCCGGTGGATCATGCGTATATTCAGCAGGAGCTGTTGGAGTTGAAGACGCAGATTGATCAGGAGAGGGAGGTCATGCAGGATACGGGGTTCTGGGCTATTCAGAAAGAGTGTTGGACTTTACCGTGGAATAGGAAGAGAGCGCTTTTGACGGTGGCTATTGTTACGCTTGGGCAATGGACGGGGGTGAGTTACTTCTACAGCTGGACAGTTTGGACAAATGGTTGCTAACGAAGTGCAGACTGGTGCTATTAACTACTACGCACCAACTGTAAGTCTTTTCTTATGCTCGTCAGGTGCTCACGTTAATGTTTGATAGATCTTCAGCGGTTTAGGTCTCAGCAGTACAACAACTGCACTGTTCGCACAAGGAGTAAGAACCTTTACAGCTTCTCCCCCCATCACTCACTGACACTTTTCAGATCTACGGCGTCGTCAAAGTCGTTACATGTttgatcttcatcttcttcctcgccgATTCCCTCGGTCGTCGCAAGTCATTCATGTTCGGCGGTGCAATCCAAGCATTCTGCATGTTCTTCGTCGGTTTTGTATGTAATCCGCTCCCCCTTTTCACTCCCACTGACGTTGCTAGTATCTCCGCTTCGGTCCTGAGCCTGGAGAGGGCGACCATCCTCCTCCGGCGGGGATTGCTGCTTTGGCCATGATATACATCTTTGCTGCGGCATTCAACATGAGTTGGGGTCCTGTCTGTAAGTTTTCAGACTTTGGCGGTCTGGTTATCGTACTGATCTCCATAGCATGGATCTATGTCTCTGAAATTCCAACGAATCGACTTCGTGCATACAACGTTGCCCTCGCATCCTTTACTCACTGGGTACATAACCTTGCAGTATCAAAGTCAACGCCAGTCATGCTTTTGCACGATCCATGGAGAGCGTACTTCATCTTTGGATCGTTTAACCTGTTCATGGCGATTGCTGCATACTGGATCCCAGAAACCAAGGGCGTAAGTCATCCCCATGCATGCACTCACCCAGAATCTGACTCGAATGATTCACAGATCTCACTGGAACGCATGGATGAAGTCTTTGGCGTCGCGGACTTTTCCAACGTCGAAGATGTCGGCATCGCAGCACGCCGCGCAAAACGAatcgacgacgaagacgtGGAAGACATCCAAGCCCCCAACAAATCCTAATCACATCTCTCAGCATTACGCGAAGAATAGGGTTCCAGGACTGGATTGTGATATAAACTCTGTTGGTGTAATAAAATGTTCATCCTCCAACCCCTGCATCGTTCATTCGTAACCAGAATCGTAACGAGTTCCTATCATTTCGTTCTCCCTTGTATTATATACGCGAGACGAAATTTATGCGATTCTCGTGTTCTGAAACATCTCTCCGTTGGTTAGTCTGAGCCGTTTTAGCCGATATTTTTTATGAAGACGCGACAGCATTTTGCCGTGTATCCGTGGGTCGATCTTGAGTCTTTTTCTCCATAATTGGCCGAGATGCCGGATCAGCGTCAGAACTCACTAACGCATTCAATCAAATTGCAGAAGTATAATCTTGCTCCAGTTTATGCCAGGTTTTTGGGTTTACTAAATGGATGATCGTCTGTGACGTGACTGCACCGTAGTTCTGCGGTCAGTTGTTGCAATGCGACAGATCTAAACCAACCCCTTATCATTGAATTGACGGTTAACGCCTGACTCGTTTAATCGTGACTATTGACTGCTATTTTTACTAGGCGGAAAACATGTCATATCATTCTTGGGTTATCTCCATTTGAAATTCTCGTATTGCACCAACTACCGTTTCGTTTACCCCTTGGGTCTAAACCTGTTTCGGCAGTTGACCGACACTAACAAAATCTGTCCATCAATAGTCTGACAAACATCAAACAACCAACACAGGATATTCATGATTATCAAAATAATAAAATTTGGTATCGAATTATCTCTAGTCAACAGAACAAAGAGAAGCAGTATCCATAGTCTAGTCCCTCTAACGCCAACCCAAAAAAACACACCGCGCTATGCCGAAATACCTTGTCTATAATACCTGTATTCCACCGATGCCCCCTGACACATGTAATGATCTGCAATGAGATCCTTGGCCCGAACATCCAGCCACCCAGCGGCTGCATCCTTGACGCCAAAGCCCAGCCAGACCTCATCGTCGAGATATCCGTGGTTCGACGGTGGGAACTCGGTCTGGTTGGTGTAGTACGACATGGAGCCCGTCCATGAATAGCTGAGGTCCGATTCTCCGTGGTACGTGAGCTTCTTGCCGACGCTGATCATGCGGTACGGCGCTACTGATTCGTACACTGCTATCCGACGGTCATACCATGTAAACGAAGCGCCCGGGAAGTCTTGTCGGCGCTGCACGATGCCCATCAACACGGTGTTTTGCTCATCGGGTTCGCATTTTCCGCGGTTGCACATTGTGACACTTAGCATGGGTGAGCTCTGGTGGACGTGGCTATCGTCGATCATGACGTCGTGGATGcatgtcttcctcttcttgccGTGCCAAGTCTTTCCCGGCTTGGCCGTCGGTGGGTACggttcttcaacagctgaTTGCTGGTCGTCAACCGCGACGATGGGTTCGACGGGCTCGTCGGCGGATTTCCAACGGAATAATTGTCCCGGCTCCACCATCATTAGAAGCTCGGAGTCTGGACTAAAGGGGGACTGAGCTAGCGCCCAGTTCTTCTCGCGCTGGTATCGAGGGTGGTTTTCTTGGCCTGGTGCTGGTTCGCGAGCGAGACCTGTTGGTTCGGCGAAGCGGATTGGGGGAAGACGGGATGAAAAGTCGGGGCCGAGGGCTTGTTCGAGCTCCGGGAGGGCGGCGCGCACGTCAATGAGGAATTGGCCTTGACACATTGTCTCATCGTCGACTTGATGAGTGAAAATGAGAAGAGGTTCGCCGGCGCGTGTCCAGAATAGTTTCATGTCTTCTGGGCCGACGTACTTATCCATGTCGGGTTGTCTCTTGCAGTGATGTTCAGGTCCACCGAAGTCCTCCAGCAGCAGTGTAGACCATTCACCGGTCCTGATGACAGGTCGGTCAAGGTAGTTGGTGGTTAGGTTCGCAAAGGTAGCGACTTGACGAGCGACTTTGTACTTCTTGCCGTTGATTTCCTTTGCGACATGCGTTGTGCGAGCGATAACGAGAAAGTCATGAGTGATATTAGCATCGCGAGGAAGCTCAAGTATTGTCGGATTAAAAAGCTTATGACCAGTCTTTCTCGCATCAATCTTGTTATAAAAGCCCATGTTATTCCGTAGGCTGGTCAAGAGATGGTAGTCGTAGTATGGTTTatcctcagcatcgtcaCCACGGTCGAGGCGGAGATCGTAGTAGTCATCTTGAGTATTCGATTGATCCTTTTTCTTATCATTATCGTCTTTGTGTTGAGGTCGTCGATGGAAAGGCTCCTTTGGCGATGTCTTCTTTGGCGGTTCGGAGCGATTTGGGTCTTTGGGTGGGGGTTGCTCCTCATAAAAGAAAGGCCGTTCTTGAATTGGTGTGATTGAAAGACCGTCTGATATTTTGATATGAAATATTGTTGTAAGAATAATGCAGAAAGTCAAGATGGCCACGAACGTTAGCACGCCGCGCAGCAAGTGGTTGTGAGACCGCATGGTGGTATCATCAAGCCGCTGTGAACATGAAAGAGAGGTAGAGTTGACGGGGCGAATAAACTCAAGCGGCCATAGCTTGAATGATATACGGGAGAGACAGTTGGTGCTAGTCATACGAACCCACATCGTATCGTATTCCGTTTCGTCATAACACCCACAAaaccaaggtcaaggtcaaggttgtTTAGACGCCGCGTGGTCAAGCTTTCGCCAAGCATGTCAGTTCTTCTCTCTCCCTGGATCCCTTGTACCATCCGATCTAACCGGGTCTCCGCAGTTCTCGACCCTGCTACTGGATCTGCCGTAAAACGTGAAACCCCTCCCTATCTCGCCCTCTGTTTTATCTGAAACATGATTCATACCGTAAAACAACTGCGACAGCATTTTGCATTATCCTTGTGATAATCAGTGGCGGTTGGTAAACCGGTAGCCGCTGGAATGCAAGCCCAGCTTCTGCTCAAAATAGTAGCGCGCCCAGTGGAATAACGCCATTGCAACGTGCCAGAAACATGACGAGACGCCACAAAAAAGGTTTGGTACCCAGCTGAACAGAAGCCTCTATTGAGTTCCAGATCCACACTGCGAGTCAAGCCGCCACGCAAGCTCTTTTTTGACATCACTTCTTTCGGCACGGCGATCCGCGGGGATCCCCCATGCAACAAATTAAAAACTGCCGACTTGCCGTAGGAATATCAGAATTCTTGTAATATCTACTGCAACTGTAAGGAGTAAATAACTCCCTGATTGCGTGGAACAAAATGTCGCACAATACGGCTGGTGAGACGTATCCTTGAAACCTGGCAGAAGTAATAGATTGGATGGGGCGGAGTTTCTGTGAGTAATGTGATATGGAAGCGATGCAGTGCGCCTATTTTTCTTGGCGACACACGATTTGTGACATGGACATGACGGTGGGTTGGACAAGACATTTGCGCCTGTATTTTGCTGGCTTGCACTGTATTGGAGATGTACATCATGTGGAAATAACACGCCGTAACATGTCATGCAATACAATCTGCTGGCTCAATAACGTGCATCCAATGCTTCGATTCTTTCTTCAGGTATTGACTTGGCAGGCGCCTCTAATCTCACGAATTGATAGCCTAGAAAAGCTGCAacgttggtgatggcgttGGTTCCGTCACTTTTGGATACGGACTTGATCATGCCACTTGAACGCTAGCCACCGTTGACTATTGACGATGGCTTCGGCCAATGCCCAATACAGAATGACAGCCGCCTCAAGACCCCTATCTCTCCAGAGTCATGCTCAGCCTTCAATGATGCAGCTTCAACATCCAACATTCTGCAACGTTGTTCTCCAGATCTTACAGACCGGGGATCTCCTCATGCAGCACCTGTCAACGTCGCAACCGGACATTTTGAACACGATAAAGTCAGCGCTAGTATCTTTCAAGCCGCATCGGCTATCCCGTTGCGGCTGCAAGCCTTTTGAAGGTTTTGCTTAGGGTCTTGGCAAAAAAACGAGACTGGGATCAAGGGTCagctttatttttatttttatttttatttgACTTAGAATTTATGACCTGCAGTCTCGTAAGGCAGGATACGAGAAATCATGGGTTGTTCCGTGGTGTTCTGACTGATTGTCAGCAGTTCGTATACGATCATCACGAGTTGAAAACGTGCGATTCAATGACAAGGTACCCAATCTGGGGAAGGACTCGCATGCGATACCCGGGCAAAAGGATTAGCTGAATTGTACTGATCCATGACCAGATCATCACATTGATAGTGAGGAtgaagggcaaaaaggatGAATCGAGAAAAAAGAAGCGGATAATGGTGGGTTTAAACCACCTATCTTGGACgaacagggaatcgaaccctggacCACTCCCAGAAGGACATCTCTTGGAAGAGAACATGCTAAGGGAGTATTATACCACTAAACCATTCGCCCGCAACGACTTATGATTGGTTGAGAGTGACGCGACAATTTCATAACATGTAGACCGTTTGGCCGTTGAACGCCGTTATTCACAACGGTCTTATTATTGACTTTCATTGGCAGGAGCAACGAACAGAACTCAATCTGATGTCTCTCATACAAACTTTGTCACGGTTCGCTGACCCTTATGAGGTGCTGTGGGGGAACAGGAAAAAACAGATTCCAAAACTTCTGGCAGGTTCAGGGTAAGCTCACCAGAATCAATTTGGCCTGTCTAGTCGATATATCATTTTGGCAGTATTGAAATACGCCTCATACTCAATAGCATCCTCCGTATCGTCCAAATCATAATGATAATGGCCTCCAGCATTTTTTCCGTCTGTAGCGTAACAATGTGTATGCTCAATCCGCAAACCCATCCTTCCTTCACGATCGGCCGAATGCAGGACTGACAAACAAAGCATTGGTGCATCATAGTCGTGAAAGGTCAACCAACTATCAACATCTTTGCGATTATTGAATGGCAAATCTTTCTCGGCGGGGAAGTCAGGCATGATATGGTATTTTGCCTTGCCTTTTTTGACCAAGAAGAGTCCACCGAGACTGACAGTCTGCTCATCACCGTAGGCTTGACGGAGACCTTTTCGGATACACTCTGCAAAACTTCTTTCAGAGCCGGTCCTCTTTCGAGCTGTGATCTTGATCACAGGTCCCGGATTGCCTGAGGAGCCGAACAAGTTGATCATCAAGGCGCAGTCCAAAGAAGGACTCTTGTCGACATGCACAGCGCTTGTCTCCTTGTCGATCTTTGCATAGCGACTCTCATTCTTGACATTCTCAAAGCTACCTTGCCAGCCAATATTTGGCGCAAGTTCACAGTTCTGCCCGATAACGGGATGCGGGCCAGCTCCAGCACCAAGTAATCCCCCCTTCGCAGGATCCATGTCCATAGCCTCTGCAAGCTCAGTCATGGACCAAACGCAATCCATCTTTGGGCGCGGGAACAAATTCGGTTGACCTCCTACATCTGCTATCTTCTCATCTCCTGATAACCCCTCGGTAGCTAGATGGTAGGGCGCTTGCCGAAGATCCGGGCAGGACACAACACTCACTGTGGAGTGCTCATAATTGGCTGCCAAGGGTGCTTGAAGTTTAGCTACCAGCTCTTCCAAGCCAGGCGGAGATAAGGGAAACTTTTCTATGCGCAtggttgttcttgaagattACAGTGTGTTGATCTGCATGAAGATGAAATGACAATGGCGCTCCGGAAATGGCGACATCACAGCCTCACAACAGGGGCGGGGTCCGCGGATCATAAACTCAAAATCTGTTCCAAGTAGAAAGACAAACTCAAAGTGATTGAAGCCTTACGCGTCACCAGCTTTAttcttccatccattcaACAATGCACGTGGGGATGGACATAAGAAAAAAATGGAGGTAGTGATAGTCAAAAATGCAAAAATGAAAGCCTCGCTAACGCTCGCAATCGAATATAGGAACAGCCCGATGCGGGGGTCGAACccgcaaccttgagatcgCGTACTCGTAAGAGTCTCACGCTCTACCGATTGAGCTAACCGGGCGTGGCTCTTGATGATATTTGATCAATGCCCAGAAtgagcaagatcaagtcgGCAATCAATGAAACGTGACATTCACAGATTAGATCAGTTTCAGGAAACATCCCAACCTGAATCATGAGGCACTTATGAGTACCATGGTGATATCGTTTTTTTTATTCCTCGTCTTCTCTACAGATGAATAACTAGCCTGAGATGCTTAAATCTGGTTGGTGCTAGTCGCCCAGATGGCCTCtgcctcatcatcctcgcccTTGTACAAGACAACATTTCCATCATCCTGCACAGCGAGATAGACCTCATCGCCGTGGCCACAAGTGTCAGAAGCCCAAACAGCTTCGTCGTCATGGGTACTAGAATGACCATCAGCTCCTGCAATGCCCTTTTTTAGGGGAAAAATACTTACTACAAGACAAAGTTTCcgtcatcttgaagatgaactCCCTTGATGTCGTCGCGCTGGTCTTCTGTGTTCTGCCACACAAATTCACCTTCCCAGTAGATAGCGATCTTGCCGTCTTCTTGCATCCTGAATTCGTTGCTGCCGCTATCGCTGGTGAGGCTGTCGCCTGGGTACAGCCAGTTGTCGTTGTCGAGTCTGCCCATTTTGAAGGTTGTTGAGAGTAGAGAGATAAGTTTCGTTGAAGGAGAAAGGAGGAACTGTGATGATGTGAACTGTTTTGAACAATTGTAGAACAGAGAACAGCGTCTTTATATACAACTCATCCCTCATCCAACCCCGcactctcctcctctttccaTCTCTGAGGCTGTGTTCCAGTGCGAGACATGCATATGTGCCAAGATACAAAGTCGGATGATGAAGTTATCTTCACGAGAGGCCTCACAAGCCTGAACCTCACCACAATGCGGAGGAGTCGGCTATCTGATCACTCCCGCCCGCATTTTACCGCCTTGGCCTCCCGCATATTATGGGGTAAACCCTGGCCAAGAACGGAAACGGCATCTTTCCTCCCAGCGGTTATGCACGTCTCAGGCTGGGCGAAATAAACAAGAGGCTTGGGTTACGAGACGATGTCCCTTATTGCGCCACGTTGCCTGCATATTTCAGATCCGCGGCCTCCTTCAGAATCACTGGTAGTTTGAGAGTCTCGGCGCTGACATGTGAGTGGACCGGGATACTCGGCTTGCGCG
Above is a window of Fusarium oxysporum Fo47 chromosome XII, complete sequence DNA encoding:
- a CDS encoding and other transporter-domain-containing protein: MSEDNARKRPRQPASDPRYPRKRSLKACHVCRARKTKCDNVQPTCGFCASLNISCSYDNTEKDHSTFDPASLEILRQLGQIISSQDELTQTVRSIAASQSHAGLGAAQNVHVAEGLNWDANVQAQQLPYYDCSGGQSDSNSTTPAASASVAAVRWFGILANDASNEAFPDADAPLGLDGELLDTSPDGQADSDITPLQKATRIIDAQPPTRDAVNDHAANVSEESLWQAPRSISLLDREQTLFQNFLHRICSWLDLFDPARTFSTRVPHLAVRNAGLLNAILALSCYHQSLDESIPSNQRPSQNTALQYYYQTLHYVQKAMRYSTYQNSQELMATTLMVSTYEMLRGSRKDWQQHLQGVFWILRSRQIEVETSSLESTTWWAWLRQDIWVAFREKRRTYSTWMPKKGYADLDSHELASRAVWIMAQVINFCAVDSSAEVEGLTGRIGWAKALRKMLDEWRSHLTVEFSALPTMGNRESEVFQPNLIHPQCFGLAVQLHHCSKILITAHEPHLDGIQGLLKRQKEIQESIKMVCGIGMTLTEDASSMLSSQCLFIAYTAGMFMQNPRERECVVEMLDTCQERCGWPTPSLRSELGQIWENPDALWDVGFCRPDTELNEYTRQVTSCTVICCITGARGSPPAQPPTAQCFCILQYLLTYTSKPLQTDSLRLYPRLPASSAKPIIESRARDSPPACFAGALFGVDAGIIGGVLAMPDFKREFGLDTRPKEDAADLAGNLVTTMQAGAIAGALLSSPFADRKGRKPALLLVAVTGFIGGIMQAFSYGHLSVFYIGRFVEGLGLGAGTMLAPTYVSENSPRAIRGFLVGFFQLLLVLGGMTAYFINYGSLLHLPGKATWMVPLACQSICPALLFFSMLFCPESPRWLASRDQWEKAGAVLSDVRKLPVDHAYIQQELLELKTQIDQEREVMQDTGFWAIQKECWTLPWNRKRALLTVAIVTLGQWTGTGAINYYAPTIFSGLGLSSTTTALFAQGIYGVVKVVTCLIFIFFLADSLGRRKSFMFGGAIQAFCMFFVGFYLRFGPEPGEGDHPPPAGIAALAMIYIFAAAFNMSWGPVSWIYVSEIPTNRLRAYNVALASFTHWVHNLAVSKSTPVMLLHDPWRAYFIFGSFNLFMAIAAYWIPETKGISLERMDEVFGVADFSNVEDVGIAARRAKRIDDEDVEDIQAPNKS
- a CDS encoding uncharacterized protein (domain of unknown function-domain containing protein), yielding MRIEKFPLSPPGLEELVAKLQAPLAANYEHSTVSVVSCPDLRQAPYHLATEGLSGDEKIADVGGQPNLFPRPKMDCVWSMTELAEAMDMDPAKGGLLGAGAGPHPVIGQNCELAPNIGWQGSFENVKNESRYAKIDKETSAVHVDKSPSLDCALMINLFGSSGNPGPVIKITARKRTGSERSFAECIRKGLRQAYGDEQTVSLGGLFLVKKGKAKYHIMPDFPAEKDLPFNNRKDVDSWLTFHDYDAPMLCLSVLHSADREGRMGLRIEHTHCYATDGKNAGGHYHYDLDDTEDAIEYEAYFNTAKMIYRLDRPN
- a CDS encoding bulb-type lectin domain-containing protein, translated to MGRLDNDNWLYPGDSLTSDSGSNEFRMQEDGKIAIYWEGEFVWQNTEDQRDDIKGVHLQDDGNFVLYTHDDEAVWASDTCGHGDEVYLAVQDDGNVVLYKGEDDEAEAIWATSTNQI